From the genome of Longimicrobium sp.:
CCGCCAGCACGGCCTCGAACGCCTCGTCCGGAACGGGCATCTCCGTGGCCGACTGGCGCCACGCTGTGATCGCCTCCACCGCGGCCGCGCGCGCGGTGTCTGCCTCGCGGCCCGCGGTGCGGAAGCGGTCGTCCGCGTGCCGCAGCTCGCGCCCGGCTACCTCGCTGGCCTTCCGCGCCCCGTCCAGCCGGCCCGTTGCCGCGGCGACCGCGTCGAGCGCCGCGCCGACGGCGTCGAGCACCATGCGGCGTTGCGCCGCCTCGCCCTCGATGGACGAGCGCGCCAGGTCCGCCGCGATGCCGCCGCTCCCGTCGATGCCGAGCGTGCCCAGCGCGTCGACGGCGAGCGCGGCACGCTGTTCCAGCGACGGCCAGTGCGCGCGATGCGCCGCGTCGCGGCCGGATTCCAGCCGCTCGCCCAGGCGCGCACGCTGCCGCGTCCATGACTGTTCATCGGCGACGAGCGCCTTCTGCTCGCGGTCGGCGGCTTCCTGCGTCCGCTTGCGATCCGCCCGCAGCGCCTCGTAAGCGTCGAGCGCGCTTCCGTGCTCCGCCCGCACCTCGCGCAGCCGGTCCTCTACGTCGAACGCTTCGCTGGCGCGGTACTGCTCCTTGAGAACGGAGACGCGGCCGCCCTTTTCCGCGCGCTCGGACGCCAGCCCTGTCCGCACGTCCCGCTGCCGCTCGATCTCGGCGCGCGCGGCATCCAGCCGGCCGAGCAGGTCGTCGTGCTTCCGCTTCCGATCCGCGTGCTCGCTCGAAGCCTTGCGATATGCGGCGGCGGCCTGGCGCGCACGGGCCAGCACGGCGGCTTCCTGCGGCCCCTCCAGCTCCCGTGCGACCGATAGCTGGTCGTGCAGGCGCTTCAGCTCCTCCTCGATCGTGTCCAGCTTCGAGAAGACCTCGGAT
Proteins encoded in this window:
- a CDS encoding AAA family ATPase; its protein translation is MATGERMQADFFKLAGVPPRMQALLDAMHAGDPDRWLPRRLILQNYWLFEEPEIFHFGRGNLMLTGQNESGKSTVLVTAITLVLDMMLTPDRVDTMGSNDRSIRYYLIGKDDAQEGSPNWHRERTAYIALEFERGASGVHHTIGIGLRSSRDWTNQKVERWGFVMDGTHRVEDGGFHLHEKGRPLRPGELRDRLGRHGQVTDDQRTYKSAVNDALFGFQTVEDYERFLEMLHVVRTPKLGEGLNPKKVEALLKESLPPIQSDKIDAASEVFSKLDTIEEELKRLHDQLSVARELEGPQEAAVLARARQAAAAYRKASSEHADRKRKHDDLLGRLDAARAEIERQRDVRTGLASERAEKGGRVSVLKEQYRASEAFDVEDRLREVRAEHGSALDAYEALRADRKRTQEAADREQKALVADEQSWTRQRARLGERLESGRDAAHRAHWPSLEQRAALAVDALGTLGIDGSGGIAADLARSSIEGEAAQRRMVLDAVGAALDAVAAATGRLDGARKASEVAGRELRHADDRFRTAGREADTARAAAVEAITAWRQSATEMPVPDEAFEAVLA